The genomic DNA GATACCAACTAAAAACATATATATGCCGACAAGAAAATGGGTAGACTAACGAGTTTTTGTTCTTTCAACAGATACAGTCTACAATGCAAATGTATAGCCTTTTTCCGCCACCTAACACTACAAAACCATCGGCTGGTTATCCGTCCCCATTGCTCTCCTTGCCTTACAACCTAACCTGTGCGTTGCAACTATAGAGAAGCAGCGATGTCCGCGTTGAGCGGTTTGGACGTAAGGCTAAGAATCTCGGCTGAAACATGCTCGTTGGTACTTCGCACCGTCAGTCGACAAAGCTTGGCGTCTTTATTGGGTTCTACGCGGCCAAGGATACCACTATCGTGCCGCAACTCATGTCAGCGTTTCCTCCTGCAGCTCAAAGGTGAAGACGATGTTACGCACACTTTACCAGCAGAAGACATGTGAAGCACACCTGCAAATACAATGTTTTCTGGCTTGTGGTCAATATCTGGTAGTACAGAGAGCTTGTTGCCTGTAATAACTCTTTGATTTCTTCCAATATCGACCATTCCATTGGCAGTAAGTTTGATAGGAAAAATTTGTTGAGCTTCTCGAGGCGGGCCTATGGAGATTGTAAGTCAGGCAGGGAACTTTTGCGCGATGGCGACTTATCAACGACTCACCACCGAtgatcttccatctctcgaAGAACGGCCCGCTCTCCAAATGTACGCCCTCCGCGAACTTGCTCAGGAACACAGGTAACTTGAGCACCAaaatcttcctctcctccccgaCCAAAAAGCTTAATCGCAAAAGCGGTGTCCCACCTTCACGGAAGAATACTTCTCGGCACTCGACATGAATCATCTCCTGTATCTGCGCTTTAGCCCTGACTTCACCAACAGGCGAGTCATGGAAGTGGATATTGATAGCGGATGGGGAAGGGTTGTCGATGAGAGCAGAAAAGGACGTAAACGGCTGATCGGCTTTGttgccgaagaagagcgcAATACGACCAAGGTGGCCATGGTATTCTGCCTTGACACCAATTTGGATGAGGGTATCTTCGTACAGAACGCCTTCGTTGGAGAAACTTAAACGCTCAAACCACTATAAAGCGTCCGTCATCAGtttcccctttctcttcgaGCATTGTAGAACTGACTCACCTTTTCCACACCATCCGCTACAGTCAATGGCGCTAACAACGCAGGGTTTACTCCTCCCAGGGTAGCACTATATGCCAACCCCCTGTCGCCGTTCATCCCATTTATGCCATTCGATCCGTCCGCTTGACCATTGAGAAGCGGTGCACCCCCAGCGCCTGTAGGCTGCATTTGCAATCCTGCCAATTCTTGGCTATACGCGCCAGTAGGCGCTGAAGTCAGTAACGGTTGATTTTGTACATGGCTGCCGGTAAGGTCAAGGTCAGAAAGGGACGAGATAATATCTTCTGATGGACCAGAAGAGGCAACACCCATCATTGTCTCTGTATTGACACTGGCATGACGTTGAGGCGCTGAGTAAGAGTCCGGAGCGGGTGAAGGAGTGACAGCTGAAGTGCCGGCGGTTGCAGCAGGCGAAGGAGCCGTAGATGCAGGTGCAGGAGATCCGGAAACTATCCCACCCGAGTCCCCTGTTCCTTTCCTAAACGCTTTGAACCTTTCCGCCTCCCTCAAattgttctcttccctACCACCAATCACCCACGTCCTCTTATCCTGAGCCATTTCCCCTTTTCTATGCAATCTGCTCAAAAGAGCACTTTCACGTTCAGGGAATACCGGCATCTCATCGCAAATGGTAGCGAGAAGATCGTCAGATTCGGATCGACGAGCTAGAGCGAGATATTCGCATGCTCGTTGTTGGAGTTCGGCATCAAGAACATGGGTATATCGTTcgaagatgttgatgagatGTTCTTTGATTTcggggaagaggttgacCCACTGGTAGAGTATTGGTTAGTCCTGAATGGGGACCGTGGAAGGTATATAACAACTTACTTTAATGTAGGTACTGAGGAGTAAGGCCCGGGTGGGCGCTGTACAAAGGTTCACTTTAGAGTGGAGAGCCTGGAACTGCTCGATTGGGCTGGATCCAGGATCGTTCGCAATCAAATGTCCGAATTCGCCCATGATATATCCTTGAAACCGCCCATTAGCAATCCATATCAAGCCaattggaagaggattgcTCACCTCCTACTCGGATCATGTTTTCATGGCAAGCAGTCGCCTGCAAGTGCTTGTAGACTGCTCTTACAGCATAGTCCTGCACGCCTTCGTTGTTGACAACGAGCTGGACCACGCGATACCATACTTCCGCACCAACATGGTCGCCGGCAGCAGCTATAAGTTGAAGGATGGTATCGACGTACCACTCGTACTATTTGTATCATCAGCTTTACCCGTCCGCACAGTTAGGTTAGTTGTGATCCATACCTCTGTAGCAAAACGTTCGGTTAAAATGGCGATCTTCAATACCATATCCTCCCTCAAATTATAATCTGCCACTTGCAAATACCTCACCAACTCTCCCACAATAACCTTGGCATTTGATGTGTCACACATAGAGTACAGCAAATCCAGCGCTCTTCTCCTCACAGAGATATCCCTATCCTTCAAACCCTGGATGATGACGTTTTGATGCTTCTTGACAGCTCCAAGAGAGTTAGACGTGGCTGCCAAATGAGCCATTGCGTCAAGACCGAGGTAGCGGACGTTGGTCTCTTTGGCTAGGATAAAACGACCAAGAAGGACGGAAGCGTTTTGTACAACTTGGGATGAAGGATCGATGTGAATGGCGAGGTTGATAGATTCAAAGAGAACAGCGTTTTGAGCGTTGTTGTGTTGGACGTTCTGGTAAGTGTGACTGTTAGTGGGAGATATTATAGCTTTGGGGAAAGGCTCACTCGAGGGGTGTCTTGAGAGGAGTCAATAATGGCTTGAATGATGCTGTTAACCATCTCGACAACTTGAGGGTTGTCTAGATAATTATCAGCAGGGTTCTGAATGGGGGAAAAGAAGTACGTACCAGGTGGTGGGTAATACTGAAGTAATCGAAGGAGCTTGGTTTGAAGCCATGGGTTGGGAACTTTGTAATAGACATACTCTGCTGGATAATGCCCTTCAAAGACAATCTGGATGAATATCAGCTACTGCCAACTTCCTTTGGGAACAGACGACCTACTCTGTCCAAGATATCCACAGCCTTCTGATACGACCCACTAAATGCCTCGAGTTCCGCTTGTGCCATAGTCGTGACGAGAGCGGTGATAGTCAAGACCACACCTGGGTCTCTGTCGCCCATCATGGAGACAATTCGGGCTGCCCATTCTTTGATAGGCATAACGCTAGGGTGCTTTCTGTAGAGTCGCAGGAGAGTGAGAgcggccttcttcttgacgaACGTGGAAGATGTACTGTATATTCTGTAAGTGGTGGCGCAATTTTTTTATCATTACACGTACGCGCTGATCATTGAGCGATAGACACTCTCGGCGAGCGCTTCAGCCATCTCCTTACCACCAAGAGTCGCAATGGCATGCAATGCCAGACAATTGTTCACCTCGTTCTGGTCCTCGAGATCTTTATGAAGAGAGTTGATTACCAATCTCGCAAGATCAGAATTCTCGTGCATCAGGAGGGTCAATGCAAGATATCCCTATAAACAATTGTCAGCTTGGGTACCACATTCTGTAATCAAACTTACGATCTGCTTCTCGCTGTACTTTTGCGAACTGATTAAGTTGATAGCCTCCATATGTCCAACGTCCACCTTGTACCCCAGAATATAAGTGAACACTACCTTGGCGAgatacttcttcttttgataTCCATCGAGGTTCCCATCCTTGAACTTCTGACGGATGTGAGCCATCTCACGGTTGATACGCTtttcctcgagctcccTGACACGACATGCTCGCAAATCAGAGATATACTGAGATCATAATATGTGTTAATGAGTCATATATGTAGCTCGCAGTTCACTTACTTGGGTCAGACCCCTCATTTGGGTGGCcatgatgacgacgacgcGGTATGTGTGGATTGGGCGAGTGAGTGGGTCTTTTTGCCTGGTTGTTTTTCGTGACTAGCGGTGTTACTGAGTGTCTTGAAGATTACTTCAGTGGTTAGGGGCGGCAATAGCAGTAGATGGGATAGTATAAGGATGTGAGGAGAGTATGTGTACAAGGTATAGCGGGAACGCTCTGACAACAACAATAGGACATAACAACGAACATGATatgcatcatcattcataATAAGCCTCCGAGAAATTCCACATCACTCTATTTTGAGCCGCCGGTTCCACCGCGCCGCCGTTTCGTCGTcgtccaccaccaccaacatTGATCATCGAGATATCCCAGAAACTATGCATTATCCATTGTCATTGTCCATTCCTCAATCACATATatacttcctcctctcacCCCCACAGAATTAGAAACAAGCGAAAATGGCAAAAGCAAAGACCACAAAACAGAAAACTGTTCCCAAAGCACCCCCCACAATCACCCCCCCGGATCCCGCCCACGCAATCGCTCATGTCCCAACACACACTACAGATGAGAAGCGGGAACAGCAAGCGAGCAGCAAGGGATCTGTAACAACCCCAgcggaggtggaggaggacgtCTGCTTTATTTGTGCTGAGCCGATAACGTTCTGGAGCGCGGGAGTTTGCGGACATAAGACTTGCCAGTGAGTAACTTTCTAATGTGCTCAGGTAACCGAATGCAATTGCCCTGAGCTGACAAGGTGATTCAGTGTTTGTGCAGTTCGATTAAGGACGTTCTACAAGTGTGTAATAATGTTCTTGAAATTCCTCTAGCTCTTAAACTAAGTCTTTGCAGGAAAACCGACTGCACGTTCTGCAAGACTCCTCTCCCTACTGTGCTCTTCTCTCGCTCACCTGATACTCCCTTTCCGAATGAGAGCCACCTGGAACCATCTCCTCCTAATGTGATCGCTAAAGCtcaggaagaagccaaaaagGGTGAGCGGTGGGATAAGGGCTTGACACTTCCCGGCACTTTAGACTTGGGCGCTTTCCCTTATGTGGACGAAAAACTCGGTGTAGTGttcgaagatgaagatatGGTATGCCGGTTACATCAGATACCGAGATTTAGCTGATCCTCTGGCTTAGATGGAATCAATCCTCACCCTTCTCCGATTCAACTGCCCGTATCCAGAATGCTCTTTCCAAGCAGTCAACTGGCCATCGCTCGAAAGACATACTCTTTCAACCCATGGGAAAGTCATATGTGCCCTCTGCCGATCACAGCTTTCTAGGTTCGCGCACGAGCAAGTGCTATACACTCCACATCTCTTGCCTTTACATGACCCATCGAGGTTGAAAAGAGGCCAGAGACCGCCCAAACCTAGGGGTccaaaggaagaggaggaagtaaAGAGTTGGGAAGCGCCTCATCCAATGTGCGAGGTAAATCAGGCTCTTTGAGATATGTGAATGGCGTTAATAGGACGATATAGTTTTGCCATAAAGCGTTCTTCGGTCCAGACGAGCTTTTCAAGCACATGAGAAGCGACCATGAAGAGTGCCATGTGTGTAGAGAACAAGGTAATCGGCATGTTTAGTAGGTTACCTCTTTTTCGATTCTTTTTTTACTGATGTTATTTTTCTCTCTAGTTTTGAAAACTACCATAAACTTGAGCAACACTGGAGGTAAGCTTTACTGGCGTCATTTGACTGTCTAACGACGAATGAAGGGATGAGCACTATCCTTGCACTCAGCCACAATGTATTGAGGACCGATTTGTCGTTTTCGGGAGCGAGCTTGATCTTCGAGCACACATGATGGAAGTGGTATGCTTCTCACATCTTCCGTTTTACGTTCCAGTAGTTGACCAGAATGAAGCACGGCAACCAAATGTCTGCTCGAGACAGAGCCAATGCTAGACATCTTCCTGTCGATTTTAACATCCCCTCTTCCGGTGCGCGTGGGGCGAATCATTCAGGAGGTGGTCGTGGCTTCTCCCTCGGTCAATCGTCTGTTCCCGGTGCCGGTAGAGACTCCAGCGCGCCTTCACGGATGCGAGCCAACGATTCGCCACATGTTCAAGCATTGGATGATACCCCCGCAATGACCCCAGCCCAGATTGCGCAGCAGAGAAGGCAGATTCAAGCTGATCGAGCTGAGAGTGTGGCAGCTGGACAGAATATGGgtaggagaagaggatttgCGACTGGTTTAAGTAGGGAGGGCGAGGCGGCGCCTAGCCCGGCGTCGATGAGTGCTCCGGCCAGTGGTTATAACACTCCCCGAGAGGATGTGGACGAAGCTACAGCTTCGTAAGTAGTTTAATCGAAGAGGGCATTAATGACGCTGATCACGCTTTTGTCAGACGCCACGCTGAGCTCCTTTCACGAGTAAGCATGCTCACCAATGATTCCGCCACCAAGCTCGCTTCCTTCCGCTCTGCTGTGCGCTCTTTCAAGAGCAACGAGTCTGGTGCCCGTGATATGGTCGACTCGATTTTCAACGTCTTTGAGCGTGATTTGGACGTGACCGTTGGCATTGCTCGCGAAGTTGCCAAGCTCTTTGGGGCCGAAGGTGACAAGGACAAAGAAAAGGATCTAATTGAGGCCCTCAATACTCTTCGAGTTGAACAACGTGACCAGTTCCCTTCTCTTGGGTCTGCTCCTTCTGGTCTTGGTACCAACTGGTCTGGTGTTGCTTCCGGTACTATCCTCAATGCCAAACGTGCCACCCGAACGTCAGGCACTAACCGAGCGGTATGGGATCGCGTcgaagctgctgctgcatcTCAGCCAGTGAACAAGCCCCGAGCCACAACTGGAGTTGGCGGAAGATGGGTGCCTGGAGCGGGAGGTTCAAGAGCGCAGCTGACCTCTGAATCAGCTTTTCCCACTTTGGGTGCTGCCTCGAGCTCCGCGGGACCATCCAGAGCTGCAGgctcgtcatcctcaactTCTAGCGGTGCATATGCCACTCCTTGGGCCGCTGGTGGTGCCGGTCCATCTTCTCGGACACCTTCCGCTCTTGCTGGTCCCCAAATTCGTTCTGTCCATAACCCTGCGGCTGCCACCaccaagaagagcaaagCCCTTTCCTCTGCCGCTTTCCCTGCTTTGCCTGCCAGCTCTGGAAGTAGAACTATGACCgctgaagagagaaaagcgTTGTTCAGCAAGCCGACGCCCAGAGAGGAGAGTATAAGAAGGATTACTGGCCAGGCGAATGCGCCGCCCCCTTTGAATAATTGGACGGCGGGATCAAATAATGGacgaggggaagaggatgcgATGGAAGGTTTGAGTTTGGAGAATCAAACGACGATGCGAGGGCAGGGACAGCAGCAGGGTgctggaaaaaaaaagggaaagcaGAAGCAGCTCTTGTTTTCTGTAAGCGCTAGACCTTGATTGACTTGGAAACATCGTTTGAGATGTGAACGATGTCAACGAGAGGGAATTATTATACATATCTACATGCAAAGTGAAGTATGTGGTACAATGGATGGCTGTATTCAATTATTCTGGCAAGATGGTGGGGGCCACCAGCGGTTCCGGCCTACCTAGGTGGTCAGCAAAAGATGCTAAATGGTGACGAACGGGAAGATACTTACCGTAAAGCAAACACGACCTTTTTTCTGACAATCCCCACTACCGCATAATGTCTAGTCCTCTCTTTTCGTCcttgtctcttcttcctcctctccctcttttctttctccttaGCATCTTCtaatttccttctttttctcctttcggTACTGAtgtcctcttcgtcctcatcttGGTCCTGCTCCCGACCGCGTTTTGGGAAACCGAAGTCATCAATCTGACTTTGTGCAGGACTTGACATCTCTATATCTGACGAATAATCTTTAGGCGTTGATGGGGGATAAAACGGTGAACTACTTCCGGGTGCTTCTCTATCTTCCGTGGGTGTCGTTTcggcatcctcatctttctcaaaAAGTGGcccttcctcatcgtcttcctcctcctcttcatctgatGATTCTTCATCTACCGCATCACCCTGTACAGCAATACCTTTTATTCTTTCCGCATCTTCCGCTTTGCCTCCATTAGCCAATAAATCACCAGTTACACGACGGATGACCACGTATGGCTTTTGCAGGTTAGCGAATTTTCCgtgaaggagatggtgtgGTCCAAGATGTAATGTTGGTTTATCCTATTTATGGTCAGTGAATCCACGATGATGTGTTCAAATGAGTTAATCCCTCACAGGTGTATCCAATCCAAGCACTCCGACCACGCCATTGgacttttctccttcccatGTCAGCTCTCCTTGAAGCTCAACCAGGACAAGGTTTCCCCCCAACTGGGCtagaggtggagatgaagcGTTTGTCGGGGTTACATTGAACTGAATGGGGTCCAGCGGAAGGTGAATACGCATTTTAAAAGCAGCGTATTGGGCGCAGGATCCTATAAAGAGGTGTACGACGGGAAATTGAGTATgtgcaagaagaaggagaacgCGTTGTCATAATAATAACACTCGTAATAATGATCAATCTGAACGCGTCGAAATCGTTGGTTGTTCTCACGGTGGAAAGCTAGCGGGATCAGATGACCTCCACTTTGAGTTTCCATCAGTAAACATTTATATGACATCATGCGTATGTCAGGAACACCCGCCGCTATTTTTATTAAAGACGTCAAGGAAATTTCTTCGCTCGGCCAACACTGGTGCAACGACGAGCTCGGAGCTGCTGGCCCGGTGGAGTAGTGTGGTGGCGCAGCCTTTGATACTTGGATCGTCGTCAACTGCCTTCGTCGTTCCTTGTGTCTAGACTGTGGCTGGGCTGAATATCCTCTCTTTTGAGCCTTGCTCCAGATCCGGTACGTAACTTCCCGCCCGGGATAGTTTAAATAATCTGTACGATTGAACCGGAATGTTCGTCATTCATCAACAAATATTATGGCCAAATGTCAGATGACTCGACTAATATGCTAGGTTACACACTCTCTGGCCAAGCATGACGGGATCCCATGGGAATCTTTCATGAATGTTGTACTTGTACTTATCCTCCGTTAGCCCAGAATccattccatctcctttcaCTTCCCCCTGTCTGACTTTCCGCCAGCCATGTCTCGCCTTTTATCTTGGGCggctctttcccttttgaGCCTGACCGCAGCTCAGAACATCACCCAGACCacttcattctcattctcccCCACCCCTGTAAGCACGAGCGTTCCCTCCCCCGCCGCTCCCCTCAACAGTACAGTGCCCGGACAAGGAATTTACCCCCCTGTTCAAGGTGAGTGACCAAGCCTTTTTATCTTTGAATGAGACTCGGAACGGCACAGTGGCTGACTTGATGAACGAAAGCTCTTTGCGCTGGAGGAGCAAATGTACCATTCTGCCCGGGAGTTGTAGGTGCAATATCGGAGTAAAAAGTGGTTCAATCTAATGTGATGCAGCTCCTACAAGACGTCCAGCTTTCTGGTATTTTCTCTGATAGCAAGGTAGGTCGATGACGAATTTCGAGAATGATCTTGAGCGGAAATGGACTGACCAGTAAGACAGACATTTGTAGACAAGGTATTGTTCATCTTGTGATACTGGGAGGTATATCTTGCAGCTGATACCCATTGAACATAGCCAACAGCGAAGACTCTTAACGAAACTTTGTCCGCATGGGAGGCTCTAGGTGACAATGTCACAGTCGGAGATGTGGAAACATTTGTCGAGCAATACTTCGTCCGTGTCTTCCCCTTAATTTGTTATCCGAAGTTGGAATTGATTTATCTCTTTGATGgcagaaaggagaaggtcTTGAGCTTAGCCAAGTTGAGCTCGAAAACTTTGTTGAAGACCCTGCTATACTTGACAACATTACCGATCCCGTCTTCAGAGCTTGGGTAAAGATTGTGAATGGATACTGGACTCTCCTCGCCAGGTGAGACACGGCTTCGAAAGGTGCAAAGCGCTAGCTAATGATTGTGATACCTTCATCAGGGAGACCAACCAATCGGCCCTTTGCAATGGAGACTGCGAGTCAAGTTTGATTCCTCTGAACCATACTGTTATCGTTCCTGGCGGGCGATACAGGGAAATATATTATTGGGATTCTTTCGTGAGCGGCGCCTTTCACACATATCGCATGATTTTGGCTCATCTTTTGTATAGTGGGTGCTGGAAGGTCTTCTCAAGTCTGAGCTGTACGACTATGCCTGGGATTTACTACAGAACTTTATGGATCTCATTGATGTCAGTTCTTTTTGTCTGAATGAGTGAAGAGACTGTTGTTGATAATGTCCGCAGATCTATGGGTATCTTCCCAACGGCGGGAGAAAGTACTATCTCAATCGTTCTCAGCCTCCAGTATTTGTCCAGGTATGTCGCAATATATAATACTTTCATTATTATACGGATGCTGATGAAGCGCAGATGATCGATGCTTACATCAAGGCCACTAACAGCATTACTCTTCTTGAGCGAGCTCTCCCTGTAGCTTCAGTTCGTATGTCCCTTCGTTGATACGACCGTTCAGCTGACTATAAGACATCAGTCCGAGTTAGAATGGTGGGCAAATAACAGAACCTCAAATTTCACGTCACCCTTCACCAATCAATCCCGCACTATTGCTCAATATTCGGTCACTAACAGCGCTCCTCGACCAGAAGTATGTCCAAAGTCCTGTCCCTTCCAAGCAATCTCTCTCTGATAAGCTACCTAGGGTTATGTTGAGGACTTCGAAACGGTGATGGGAGCTTCCCCAGCCCTCAACGAAACTGAACAAGCCGAGTTGTACTCGGAGCTCGCTACTGGCGCCGAGTCAGGCTGGGACTACTCCTCACGATGGTGCGAGCAACCACTCCTTAACACAACAGATAACAACCCTTCCTTAAGGACCTTGAAAGTCAAGTCAATCATCCCTGTTGATCTACTGAGTCTGATGGCCGGAGACCATGCCCTCGTGAGTTCATCACTGATATAGAGGATGGGATTATGGCGCTGACATAGGTTTAGCTGGCCAATTTGTATGAGCTTTATGCAAACAGTACtgggggtggagaagggacAGGCAATGAGGAAATGTCAAAGAGGGATGGGGAATCTGATGATGCAGCGAGCAAAATTGCATACCATCGTCAGATGGCCCAAGAGTTCAGCGACTCGATCCTCGATCTCTGCTGGGACCCAGAAAAGGTGAGCCTTGGAACCCATTTGGTACCGAAAAAGTGCTTACAGAGGGGACTCGCATGCAGTCATGGTTCTACGACTTTAACGTGACTTCAAACTCTCGctccaacatcttccacgCGGGTGGCACCTGGCCACTTTGGCAAAACATTACTCCATCCGAAATTATGGGCAACGAAAGTGCGGCTCTTTCTTTAGTTTCAGGATTTAGGTTCCTTTTGGGTCACTACTCAGGGGTCCCAAGTGTGGCTACTCTGCTGTTTACTGGACTGAACTGGGTACGTTCCGAGGATTTTTCGCGCGGAAAGAGGGTTGCTGATTGATGGGCAGGATTTCCCTAACGCCTGGCCGCCCCATGCGTGTAAGTCAAGAGAGATGGCCACTAGCTGTAAAAGACATCCATTAACATCGGAATAAAAACCACAGATACCGCCATCAAAGCTTTTGAGACACTTGGTCGTGTATTGCCCAATGCCACTGTCCTTTCCAACTTGACGATCCCCTTCGATTCAGTGACCGAGAACCAACTCGGTCTCTCAGAATCCGAGCTCCAACCACAACCCCAATCCACCATTGGTAACGTCTCTCTGAACACCGAGACCTCCCAAGACAAGCCCTGGCCTCTTGCTCTCTCAATTGAATTTGCGAACAGGTATTTGGGAGCCGCATTCTGTTCATGGTACTCCACCGGAGGGCAAATTAGCGGATTATTGACACAGTTGCCGTTGAGCGACTTGAATGCTACTGGAACCTATACTTCTGAGCAATCAGGTAAGGGGTTTTCGGAGCTGTGATTCATATCAGCTGACAATAAATTGCCAGGCGTGATGTTCGAAAAGGTGGGCTTACCTTCGCATATAGGGTTATATAGGTTTGGAGCAAAACTAACACGTCGGTAGTTCAATGTTACTGACACAGATGCcgctggaggaggtggtgaGTATACAGTCCAAGTCGGATTCGGTTGGACAAACGGAGTAGCCCTTTGGGCCGCTGGCGAGTACGGACAGTACATCCCTGCACCCACATGTCCCCTTATTCCGATCATCGAAGTCAATGGGACGGCTGGTTCCAATACCTCTGATAGCTCGGTATACAAGTCGACGGATAAGGATGGCGGTCCGACAGCGAGTGACACCACTACGTCCAAGAGCTTGTTTGTCGGATACCGAATCCCGAGAGAGTAGGCTCGCCCGCGAAAGGACTCTTATGAATCAATCCTTTTATAATTTGCTTAATGACATGTGATGTATTTTGAGGTTCGAGGGTGAGATATGAGCATCATTATTGATGATCCTGGTATATATGACAGCATCTTCGTCTCAAACCAAGGGATTCACATGTTGTCTGAGGAAATACAAGTGGTTGAGGTCTAAACTCAAGGGTAGCTTATTGCATTCTATCCCTTAAAACATGACCTTCAGTTTGACTCCAACTCATAAATCCAGATTATAAAAACGTGGTATGTTACCGATGCTATGTTGAACCGTAGctgagaaaaaaaggaaaatccATCTTCTTACAGGACTTTATCAGATAATAAATGATTAGCGCTCTCAGATGCATAGTCAGAAGAACTTAAGGAGGGCTGGATGTAAAGCTAGAAGTCAATGGATTTGCTCGACATCAGATGTTCATCCCACATCCCCTCATGCATCACTCGCTATCTTCATACCACCATGGATTGCGGGACTATTGCCCATGGTTTTCCTTCAGTAGGTGCGAGCTATTAATACCACGATTAATAATGTCAATCGCAGCGTGAACTTCATATTTCGCTAGCATAAGTGTAGTTTTTGAGGTCTTCCTATCTTCCACAGAGCAGTGATATGGTCATTATTGGCAACAGACTACTAGAAAGAAGTACCTGAATGCACTGTCAAACGGGTGTGGCCAAGGATATGCCACAGAACAAAGTTCGTCACTGCCGTCAAGAGAAATGAGAATGGGTGCCAAGACTCCTAGGTCTTAGGAGAGTAGGGTGGAGAGCGGCGTTTGTGATCCATTAAGGTAACAAAACCGGACGGTACTATTGAATGGAGGACGGTGTAAGCTCCGAGAGGGGACGAGTCTGTTATTACCAAGTAATATGGCCCATTTTTGTGTTCGATTGATTGTCCCATATTGTGTTGTTGCTGAGTGCTACTTGGACCTTGCAACATAGTTGCTTCGTTATTGTCTGCTGTTATCAGAGATTCAGAAT from Cryptococcus neoformans var. neoformans JEC21 chromosome 7 sequence includes the following:
- a CDS encoding cytoplasm protein, putative, producing MAKAKTTKQKTVPKAPPTITPPDPAHAIAHVPTHTTDEKREQQASSKGSVTTPAEVEEDVCFICAEPITFWSAGVCGHKTCHVCAVRLRTFYKKTDCTFCKTPLPTVLFSRSPDTPFPNESHLEPSPPNVIAKAQEEAKKGERWDKGLTLPGTLDLGAFPYVDEKLGVVFEDEDMMESILTLLRFNCPYPECSFQAVNWPSLERHTLSTHGKVICALCRSQLSRFAHEQVLYTPHLLPLHDPSRLKRGQRPPKPRGPKEEEEVKSWEAPHPMCEFCHKAFFGPDELFKHMRSDHEECHVCREQGNRHVYFENYHKLEQHWRDEHYPCTQPQCIEDRFVVFGSELDLRAHMMEVHGNQMSARDRANARHLPVDFNIPSSGARGANHSGGGRGFSLGQSSVPGAGRDSSAPSRMRANDSPHVQALDDTPAMTPAQIAQQRRQIQADRAESVAAGQNMGRRRGFATGLSREGEAAPSPASMSAPASGYNTPREDVDEATASRHAELLSRVSMLTNDSATKLASFRSAVRSFKSNESGARDMVDSIFNVFERDLDVTVGIAREVAKLFGAEGDKDKEKDLIEALNTLRVEQRDQFPSLGSAPSGLGTNWSGVASGTILNAKRATRTSGTNRAVWDRVEAAAASQPVNKPRATTGVGGRWVPGAGGSRAQLTSESAFPTLGAASSSAGPSRAAGSSSSTSSGAYATPWAAGGAGPSSRTPSALAGPQIRSVHNPAAATTKKSKALSSAAFPALPASSGSRTMTAEERKALFSKPTPREESIRRITGQANAPPPLNNWTAGSNNGRGEEDAMEGLSLENQTTMRGQGQQQGAGKKKGKQKQLLFSVSARP
- a CDS encoding vesicle-mediated transport-related protein, putative; the protein is MATQMRGLTQYISDLRACRVRELEEKRINREMAHIRQKFKDGNLDGYQKKKYLAKVVFTYILGYKVDVGHMEAINLISSQKYSEKQIGYLALTLLMHENSDLARLVINSLHKDLEDQNEVNNCLALHAIATLGGKEMAEALAESVYRSMISATSSTFVKKKAALTLLRLYRKHPSVMPIKEWAARIVSMMGDRDPGVVLTITALVTTMAQAELEAFSGSYQKAVDILDRIVFEGHYPAEYVYYKVPNPWLQTKLLRLLQYYPPPDNPQVVEMVNSIIQAIIDSSQDTPRNVQHNNAQNAVLFESINLAIHIDPSSQVVQNASVLLGRFILAKETNVRYLGLDAMAHLAATSNSLGAVKKHQNVIIQGLKDRDISVRRRALDLLYSMCDTSNAKVIVGELVRYLQVADYNLREDMVLKIAILTERFATEYEWYVDTILQLIAAAGDHVGAEVWYRVVQLVVNNEGVQDYAVRAVYKHLQATACHENMIRVGGYIMGEFGHLIANDPGSSPIEQFQALHSKVNLCTAPTRALLLSTYIKWVNLFPEIKEHLINIFERYTHVLDAELQQRACEYLALARRSESDDLLATICDEMPVFPERESALLSRLHRKGEMAQDKRTWVIGGREENNLREAERFKAFRKGTGDSGGIVSGSPAPASTAPSPAATAGTSAVTPSPAPDSYSAPQRHASVNTETMMGVASSGPSEDIISSLSDLDLTGSHVQNQPLLTSAPTGAYSQELAGLQMQPTGAGGAPLLNGQADGSNGINGMNGDRGLAYSATLGGVNPALLAPLTVADGVEKWFERLSFSNEGVLYEDTLIQIGVKAEYHGHLGRIALFFGNKADQPFTSFSALIDNPSPSAINIHFHDSPVGEVRAKAQIQEMIHVECREVFFREGGTPLLRLSFLVGEERKILVLKLPVFLSKFAEGVHLESGPFFERWKIIGGPPREAQQIFPIKLTANGMVDIGRNQRVITGNKLSVLPDIDHKPENIVFAGVLHMSSAGKVGILGRVEPNKDAKLCRLTVRSTNEHVSAEILSLTSKPLNADIAASL